The sequence TGGACCCGCGGACGGGTGAGACGCAGGTGCACGCCGAGCTGGCCGACCCGCGCTGGGTCGAGCCGATCGCCGGCACCCCCGCGCACCTGCCGGACGGCCGGGTGCTGGTCGGCGGGGAGCTGGCCCACGACGGGTACGACGCCCGGTGCCTCTTCGCGGACGGCACCCTGCTCACCCCACCGTCGCTGTACGTACGACGGGTGGTGGGTCGGCTGCCGGCCGCCGCCGGCCCGGCCGACCTGCTGGTGGAGGCGAGCGACGGCGAGCCGAGCGAGCGGCACCTGTTCCGGGTCCGCACCACAATCGGCGGTGGGGTGGACGCGCGCCGGCTCACCACCGACTCCGGCTGGTACACCGCCGCGGTGGGCGGGGACGTGCTGGCCGTCGGCGTCGCGTCGCTGGATCACGCCGGGGTGCGCTGGACGGTGCGCCGCGGCGACCAGGAGATCGCCGAGCTGCGCTCGTTCGCCGCCACCCCGCCGTACTCGCCGCTGCCACTGCTGGAACGGGTGACCGATCGGCGGCTGCCGGCGGCGGTGCTCTACCCCGACAACCACGTGACGGGCCGGCGGCTGCCGGTGCTGCTGGACATCTACGGCGGCCCGGGGCACCAGGAGGTCGTGGCGGCGCGGGCCGCGTGGTTGGAACGGCAGTGGTGGGCCGACGCCGGCTTCGCGGTGGTCACCATCGACAACCGGGGTACGCCGGGCGTGGCGCCGTCGTTCGAGAAGGCGATCCACCGGCGGGTCGCCGACGTGATCCTCACCGACCAGATCGACGCGCTGACCGCGCTCGCCGGCAAGCACCCGGACCTGGACCTGGGCCGGGTCGGGGTGCGGGGTTGGTCGTTCGGCGGGTGGCTGGCCGGGTTGGCGGTGCTGCGCCACCCGGAGCTGTTCCGCTGCGGGATCGCGGGCGCCCCGGTGACCGACTGGGCGCTGTACGACACCGCCTACACCGAGCGTTATCTGGGGTTGCCGGAAGACGGCCAGGACATCTACGCGCACCATTCGCTCGTCGAGTTGGCCGCCGAGCCGGTCACCAGCCCGGACCAGGCCCGACCGTTGCTGTTGGTGCACGGCATGGCCGACGACAACGTGGTGGCCGCGCACACGCTCCGGCTCTCCGCAGCCCTGCTGAGCACCGGCCGGCCGCACGCCGTGCTGCCGCTGACCGGGGCCACCCACTTGGCCGCGAACGGCACCGCCGAGCGGCTGCTCCCCCTGGAGCTCGACTTCCTCCGCACCCACCTGTTGTAGCGCGGTATTCGATAACTGATTTCGGCACGTCGGGTGCCTTGCCGCATGCCATGCTGACCGAAGCGGGACCCGGTGCCGGGATTGCCGAGGGCGACACCGCTTTCCCTCATTCCGAAAGGACTCCACAATGGTGGGCATAGCGCAGAAACCCTCGGTCGCCGCCGTGCAGGAAGGCGAGTTCCCGGTCACGCACTTTCGCACGGCGACCGTGAACGGAATCGAT comes from Micromonospora vinacea and encodes:
- a CDS encoding S9 family peptidase, coding for MDFPELAARTRRFSHGAPRAVSVAEDGSRVIFLRSAGPEDPADALWLLDVATGEERLVADPATLLGEGGDVRSLSPGERALRERLRLSAAGIGSYALDAAGRVAVFALAGRLFRADLVHGDVVEVAAVGPVLDPRPDPSGQRLAYVTDAAEGVRRGELRVIDPDGTDTLLAGEDAGVSWGLAEHIAAEEFGRFRGYWWAPDGRSVLAARVDESRLERWHLHDPAEPASPPTAVAYPRAGGPNAEVSLHLLDLDDGWVDVHWDRETYPYLTGVSWGEGSPLITVLRRSQQHGLVLAVDPRTGETQVHAELADPRWVEPIAGTPAHLPDGRVLVGGELAHDGYDARCLFADGTLLTPPSLYVRRVVGRLPAAAGPADLLVEASDGEPSERHLFRVRTTIGGGVDARRLTTDSGWYTAAVGGDVLAVGVASLDHAGVRWTVRRGDQEIAELRSFAATPPYSPLPLLERVTDRRLPAAVLYPDNHVTGRRLPVLLDIYGGPGHQEVVAARAAWLERQWWADAGFAVVTIDNRGTPGVAPSFEKAIHRRVADVILTDQIDALTALAGKHPDLDLGRVGVRGWSFGGWLAGLAVLRHPELFRCGIAGAPVTDWALYDTAYTERYLGLPEDGQDIYAHHSLVELAAEPVTSPDQARPLLLVHGMADDNVVAAHTLRLSAALLSTGRPHAVLPLTGATHLAANGTAERLLPLELDFLRTHLL